GCCGAAGCCGCCGACGATGCCGAGATGCTGGCGATCATGGAGGAAGGGCTGCGCCATCGCGGTCTGGGCGCGGTGATCGGCGAAGCCAAGCGCGCCGACATGACAGCGACGCGCCGCCTACAGCTCGCGGCCGAAGGCGGGCGCACCATCGCGCTGCTGCTGCGCCGCCATGCCCGCGAAGGCGACGATCCGCTCGCCGCGCCCTCCGCTGCCGTCACGCGCTGGCGGATCACCTGCGCCCCTTCGGCGCCGCTGCCGGTCGAGGGGATCGGTCGCGCGCGCTGGCACCTCGCCCTTGTCCGCCAGAAAGGCGGCGAGCCTTTCACTCAAATCGTGGAGGCCAGCGATGAAACGGGTCGCTGCGCTCTACCTGCCGCAATGGCCGATCGAACGGCTGCGTCGGGCCGAGCCAACCGCCGCGCCGCCTGAGCGCGCGGCTGCAGGCCTCGCCGCAGCGCCTCGCAACGGCGGCTGGCGCCCGGGCGCGCGATGGGCGCGGGATGAAAAGCGCCTCCCCGGCACGGGAAGGGGGACCAGCGAAGCTGGTGCAGGGGCCCCGCCTCGAAGGTCGGCGCGTGCGGAGAGCCCCCTCCACCCCGCCGCTTCGCGTCGCGGTCCCCCTCCCCCTGCCGGGGAGGAATTTCACCCCCTCATCACCA
The sequence above is drawn from the Sphingomonas sp. G-3-2-10 genome and encodes:
- a CDS encoding protein ImuA; this encodes MADPAVLKQLRETLSGLETGGFRRRPALPFGIEKIDSRLANEGLRLDALHEVAAGSHDMSDDCAATLFMAGIAARAWGPVLWVVRRHDLFAPGLSQAGLDAKRLLYAEAADDAEMLAIMEEGLRHRGLGAVIGEAKRADMTATRRLQLAAEGGRTIALLLRRHAREGDDPLAAPSAAVTRWRITCAPSAPLPVEGIGRARWHLALVRQKGGEPFTQIVEASDETGRCALPAAMADRTAASGRANRRAA